From a single Planctellipticum variicoloris genomic region:
- a CDS encoding carbon storage regulator yields MLILTRKRDGVIQIGEDVVVRVMRTGRGSVKIGIEAPSHVKILRGELGPAHPEPVAAEGAGAVMFQH; encoded by the coding sequence ATGTTGATCCTGACGCGAAAACGAGACGGTGTCATCCAGATTGGCGAAGATGTGGTTGTCCGCGTGATGCGGACCGGGCGGGGGTCGGTCAAAATCGGGATCGAAGCTCCGTCTCACGTGAAGATTCTGCGGGGCGAGCTGGGTCCCGCTCATCCGGAGCCGGTCGCTGCCGAGGGCGCCGGAGCGGTGATGTTTCAGCACTGA